The following proteins are co-located in the Ailuropoda melanoleuca isolate Jingjing chromosome 13, ASM200744v2, whole genome shotgun sequence genome:
- the CEP295NL gene encoding LOW QUALITY PROTEIN: protein DDC8 homolog (The sequence of the model RefSeq protein was modified relative to this genomic sequence to represent the inferred CDS: deleted 1 base in 1 codon) — translation MKTRGAWHPAAPWGSGGVDLEEFLAAVGELERLQKRQKEEARDGRRQPGKGVAPPGQGPKNNCLDRSPEGKAKDLEELWPAGWTWRGGATPHTSPCRHRDRSRWQRELELAFQELFITNRELKKHLRLHLAPGPGGAPNTCQGQDWRGETRTDTTAVVTEAGGEPGGEPMWPAQTEAHQAESQTSLKEFLSKLKSQKYLRLAKFPSQNESEPLSPKAGVLIGKGNRLHGGTGSGQAPTRPDPLAEGPRHRAPQGRADGAGLAAFPPGKQVGSWSCCTRQAPPGLSWEAHSQAGLEEQREQRRACLARLKSCSSLDQEKEGACEHDTTSLWASSFIDDDRHSQMIRDLQQQIEKQNKLHKQFLEEARKRLQEFQRI, via the exons ATGAAGACCCGTGGCGCCTGGCATCCCGCTGCCCCTTGGGGGAGCGGAGGGGTGGATCTAGAAGAGTTCTTGGCTGCCGTGGGGGAGCTCGAGCGTCTgcagaagaggcagaaggaagaagcCCGGGACGGGAGGAGGCAGCCGGGAAAGGGGGTGGCTCCTCCTGGTCAAGGCCCGAAAAACAACTGTCTGGATCGGAGTCCCGAGGGAAAAGCAAAAGACCTAGAAGAGCTGTGGCCGGCTGGCTGGACTTGGAGAGGGGGCGCCACGCCACACACGTCTCCATGCAGGCACCGGGACAGgagcaggtggcagagggagctggagtTGGCTTTCCAGGAGCTGTTTATA ACAAACAGAGAGCTGAAGAAGCATCTCAGGTTGCACCTCGCACCGGGGCCCGGGGGGGCTCCAAACACCTGTCAGGGGCAGGACTGGAGAGGTGAGACCCGAACAGACACGACAGCGGTGGTCACAGAAGCGGGTGGGGAGCCTGGCGGGGAGCCCATGTGGCCAGCGCAGACGGAGGCCCACCAGGCCGAGTCCCAAACCAGCCTGAAGGAGTTCCTGAGCAAACTCAAGAGCCAAAAATATCTTAGGCTGGCCAAGTTCCCATCTCAGAATGAGAGTGAACCGTTGTCTCCCAAGGCAGGAGTATTGATCGGTAAAGGGAACCGGCTCCATGGCGGCACGGGCTCTGGACAAGCACCGACCAGACCAGACCCACTGGCGGAGGGCCCCCGGCACCGTGCCCCGCAAGGACGGGCAGACGGAGCTGGCCTCGCGGCCTTCCCACCTGGGAAGCAGGTGGGAAGCTGGAGCTGCTGCACCAGACAGGCCCCCCCGGGGCTGAGCTGGGAAGCCCActcccaggcagggctggaagagcagagagaacagagaagggcGTGCCTGGCTCGTCTGAAGTCCTGCTCCTCCCTagaccaggagaaggaaggggcatGTGAGCACGACACcacttctctctgggcctccagcttCATCGATGATGACAGGCACAGTCAGATGATCCGTGACCTTCAGCAGCaaattgaaaagcaaaacaagttGCACAAGCAATTTCTTGAAGAAGCCAGGAAACGCTTGCAAGAGTTTCAGAGGATATGA